A genomic window from Acidobacteriota bacterium includes:
- the bamD gene encoding outer membrane protein assembly factor BamD: protein MSWKKWLFAAGLTGLILLTACGGKKAGLQEQAVLPDKTLHENGLEFLTKSQFIKARLSFQTLINTYDESPYLEKAKYYIAYSYLREGGIENLIQAEQAFKDFKLFFPASDLADDAQAHVIKINMHMMKEPNRDTTYALRSRVEVQNFLNEFPDSPLVNEMRARLQYIEDTLAMSNFLKAKFYHRKNFSKASASRLRECVAQYPHFRYRDEALFLLADSLDKLKNFDESTIYYAQLARGFPFSKYFEEARDRLRKLEKPVPEVDQRLAEENKKYYEEGKSLFGGSREAVFGSFGLGKDEPWRQMEKQRDREERERLKIEAGKTEKSAAKKSK from the coding sequence TTGTCCTGGAAGAAATGGTTGTTTGCAGCCGGATTGACCGGCTTGATCCTGCTCACCGCCTGCGGCGGCAAAAAGGCAGGCCTCCAGGAACAGGCGGTCCTGCCGGACAAGACCCTCCACGAAAACGGGCTGGAATTCCTTACCAAGAGCCAGTTCATCAAGGCGCGGCTGTCGTTTCAGACGCTGATCAACACCTACGACGAATCCCCTTACCTGGAGAAAGCCAAATACTACATCGCCTACTCCTACCTGCGTGAGGGGGGCATCGAGAACCTCATCCAGGCGGAGCAGGCGTTCAAGGACTTCAAGCTCTTTTTCCCCGCCTCCGATCTGGCCGACGACGCCCAGGCTCACGTGATCAAGATCAACATGCACATGATGAAGGAACCGAACCGCGACACCACTTACGCCCTGCGGTCCCGGGTTGAAGTGCAGAATTTCCTCAACGAATTTCCAGACTCGCCGCTGGTGAACGAGATGCGGGCGCGCCTGCAATACATCGAGGACACGTTGGCAATGAGCAATTTCCTCAAGGCCAAGTTCTATCATCGCAAAAACTTCTCCAAGGCCTCCGCCTCTCGGCTGCGCGAATGTGTCGCCCAGTACCCGCATTTCCGCTATCGTGACGAGGCGCTCTTCCTGCTGGCGGACTCCCTCGACAAGCTCAAGAACTTCGACGAGAGCACCATTTACTACGCTCAGCTTGCCCGTGGCTTCCCGTTCAGCAAGTACTTTGAAGAGGCGCGCGACCGCCTGCGCAAGCTCGAGAAGCCGGTGCCCGAGGTGGACCAGCGGCTGGCCGAAGAGAACAAGAAGTATTATGAGGAAGGCAAGTCGCTGTTCGGCGGATCCCGGGAGGCCGTCTTCGGCTCCTTCGGCCTCGGTAAGGATGAGCCGTGGCGTCAGATGGAAAAGCAGCGCGACAGGGAAGAGCGGGAGCGTCTGAAGATTGAGGCCGGCAAGACCGAGAAATCGGCTGCCAAGAAGTCCAAATAG
- a CDS encoding alkaline phosphatase, translating to MTKSVLKPMIGSVLLLIALSALWALTGSPFRKPPRHVILMIGDGMGINSWVHAHYFRFGATADSQDDRLAMESLPVTGLAYTHSADNLTTDSAASASALCTGRKVLNGDLSVAPDGAVLPTVFEEAAHEGLAVGLVTTGPVTHATPAAAYAHVPERNNYHQIFDWLLRTRPDLVLGSGTTARWRHLPSDFARRARAAGYTVCTSAEALQSARSLPLLGVFGGERLPYEWDWGKDTMALPHLSDLVSAALDRLGSDPDGFILMIEGGSIDTANHDNSLERAVGEVLEFDRCVGLVQEWVKAHSSWNNALLVVTADHETGELSVRQPGKPSPRGPAPSFSPGVALPANTFAGGGYGSDDHSAAVVAVFAQGAGSSDLSGVMDNTRIHKVLRQAVKP from the coding sequence ATGACTAAAAGCGTTCTCAAGCCCATGATCGGCTCCGTATTGCTTCTGATCGCCCTGTCGGCGCTGTGGGCGCTCACCGGCAGCCCGTTCCGAAAACCCCCTCGCCACGTCATCCTCATGATCGGTGACGGAATGGGCATCAACTCCTGGGTGCACGCCCACTATTTCCGGTTCGGGGCCACGGCCGATTCGCAGGACGACCGCTTGGCCATGGAATCCCTCCCGGTCACCGGCCTGGCCTACACGCACTCGGCCGACAACCTGACGACCGATTCCGCAGCCTCGGCCTCCGCGCTGTGCACCGGACGGAAGGTGCTCAACGGCGATCTCTCGGTGGCTCCGGACGGCGCAGTGCTTCCGACGGTCTTCGAAGAAGCCGCCCACGAGGGGCTTGCTGTCGGGCTGGTGACTACCGGACCGGTCACGCACGCCACCCCCGCGGCGGCGTACGCCCACGTACCCGAGCGGAACAACTACCACCAGATCTTCGACTGGCTGCTCCGCACCAGACCGGACCTGGTGTTGGGCAGTGGCACCACCGCCCGCTGGCGGCATCTGCCGTCCGACTTCGCCCGACGGGCCCGCGCTGCCGGCTACACGGTCTGCACGAGCGCCGAAGCGCTCCAATCCGCCCGGTCGCTGCCGCTGCTGGGCGTGTTCGGCGGCGAGCGCCTCCCTTACGAGTGGGACTGGGGCAAAGACACCATGGCTTTGCCGCACCTTTCCGATCTTGTATCAGCGGCTCTGGACCGGCTTGGTTCGGATCCGGACGGTTTCATCCTCATGATCGAAGGCGGCTCCATCGACACGGCCAACCACGACAATTCGCTGGAACGGGCGGTGGGCGAGGTGCTGGAGTTCGACCGCTGCGTGGGACTGGTTCAGGAATGGGTGAAGGCCCACAGCTCCTGGAACAACGCGCTGCTCGTCGTGACCGCCGACCACGAAACGGGCGAGCTGTCGGTGCGCCAACCCGGCAAGCCGTCTCCCCGCGGTCCGGCCCCTTCCTTCAGCCCCGGCGTCGCCCTGCCGGCGAACACGTTTGCGGGCGGCGGCTACGGCTCGGACGATCATTCGGCCGCGGTGGTGGCGGTTTTCGCCCAGGGCGCGGGCAGCAGCGACCTGAGCGGCGTGATGGACAACACCCGAATCCACAAAGTGCTGCGCCAAGCAGTCAAACCGTGA
- a CDS encoding PASTA domain-containing protein, with protein MSRIKQFLLKVTKAAILTALPLALLFVGAFVTMLITIRGREVIVPNLTGIEKDVALDLLRKNRLGGVITGSRFSSDFPAGQVIQQMPEASSRVKAGKQVKLVLSEGRKQVEVPRLVGMTLREAQAVLGQVGLRIGLISRAALLASPREQIVEQIPVAGERNIATPYVNLLVNVPSGDFNYVMPDFRGLEAHDVTSFLNRNGFLLRPTEHEVSFTQRPGLVLMHYPEPGYPFSRSSPITLVVSR; from the coding sequence ATGTCCAGAATCAAACAATTCCTGCTGAAAGTCACTAAGGCGGCCATCTTGACCGCTCTGCCTCTCGCGCTGCTGTTCGTCGGGGCCTTTGTGACCATGCTGATCACCATCCGCGGCCGCGAGGTGATCGTGCCCAACCTGACGGGCATCGAGAAGGATGTGGCCTTGGACCTGCTCAGGAAGAACCGCCTCGGCGGTGTGATCACGGGCTCGCGCTTCTCGTCCGATTTCCCGGCCGGCCAGGTGATCCAGCAGATGCCCGAAGCGAGCAGCCGGGTGAAGGCGGGCAAACAGGTCAAGCTCGTTCTCAGCGAGGGCCGCAAGCAGGTGGAGGTGCCCCGCCTGGTGGGCATGACCCTGCGGGAAGCGCAGGCGGTGCTGGGGCAGGTGGGCCTGCGGATCGGGCTGATCAGTCGCGCGGCCCTGTTGGCTTCGCCCCGCGAGCAGATCGTCGAACAGATCCCGGTGGCCGGCGAGCGGAACATCGCCACGCCCTACGTGAACCTGCTGGTCAACGTCCCGTCCGGCGACTTCAACTACGTCATGCCGGACTTCCGTGGTCTCGAAGCCCACGATGTGACGTCGTTCCTGAACCGGAACGGCTTCCTGCTGCGTCCCACCGAGCACGAGGTCTCCTTCACGCAGCGGCCGGGCTTGGTCCTGATGCACTATCCCGAACCCGGCTATCCGTTCAGCCGGAGTTCACCCATTACGCTGGTGGTGTCCCGATGA
- a CDS encoding ribulose-phosphate 3-epimerase — MSRTRYLAPSLLSADFANLESAVRLVEASGAALIHLDVMDGHFVPNLTIGPPVIRALRRITSLRLDVHLMIANPERSLDNYIAAGADMLSVHVEADPHLHRTITRIRDAGRRAGVALNPATPAAAVQEILPWLDFILVMTVNPGFGGQTFIPTVLPKIRALRDAIDRQGLNVDISVDGGVGPDTLPRLVEAGVTIAVAGAAVFGAPDPAAAIRDLQAMLQ; from the coding sequence ATGAGCCGTACACGTTACTTGGCCCCCTCCCTGCTGTCCGCCGATTTCGCCAACCTGGAATCAGCCGTTCGCCTGGTCGAAGCCAGCGGCGCTGCCCTCATCCACCTGGACGTCATGGACGGCCATTTCGTTCCCAATCTGACCATCGGCCCACCGGTGATCCGCGCCCTGCGCCGGATCACCTCCCTCCGTCTCGACGTCCACTTGATGATCGCCAACCCGGAGCGGAGCCTGGACAACTACATCGCCGCGGGCGCCGACATGCTCAGCGTTCACGTCGAGGCCGATCCCCATCTGCACCGCACCATCACCCGGATCCGCGACGCCGGCCGACGCGCCGGCGTGGCGCTCAATCCGGCCACCCCCGCCGCCGCCGTGCAGGAGATTCTGCCCTGGCTGGATTTCATCCTGGTCATGACGGTCAATCCGGGCTTCGGCGGTCAGACGTTCATCCCCACGGTACTGCCCAAAATCCGGGCCCTGCGCGATGCCATCGACCGCCAGGGCCTCAACGTGGACATCTCGGTGGATGGCGGCGTCGGCCCCGACACGCTCCCCCGGCTCGTCGAAGCCGGCGTGACCATCGCCGTGGCGGGCGCGGCCGTGTTCGGGGCGCCCGATCCCGCTGCCGCTATCCGGGACTTGCAGGCTATGCTACAATAG
- a CDS encoding response regulator, with amino-acid sequence MAHKLLLADDSITIQKVVSLTFAEEDFEVICVGNGEIAIEKIGEIRPDVVLADIFMPRKTGYEVCEFVKRTPHLRHIPVILLVGTFEPFDKNEAARVGANAHVTKPFETTSLIRLVRQSVSNAPKPEAAPAKTVTPPALDADRTFQIQLSEMDERLGRTQPPKPAAPPEILDIPARKTREPAPQDLERTLLSAPVSPAAALGPDEVILEPEEELIVPPASPQAMEEELFIPEAPAMPPPPAAEAELLAVPPLARRIQRPPDEDILGIFELIGLDRLIARQHSLEEAVRREREAAAAPRVAAVAEPEPAAPPVEAELEEVVAAAAPVVGFSAAAPVEPAFAPAEAPTPTAATELTEDLVTRIARMVIERLSEKVVREIAWEVVPDLSETIIRNELKRLKDEGKF; translated from the coding sequence ATGGCCCACAAACTGCTGCTCGCCGACGACAGCATCACCATCCAGAAGGTGGTCAGCCTGACCTTCGCCGAGGAGGACTTCGAGGTCATTTGTGTCGGCAACGGCGAGATCGCGATCGAAAAAATCGGCGAGATCCGGCCTGACGTCGTCCTGGCCGACATCTTCATGCCCCGGAAAACCGGTTACGAGGTGTGCGAGTTTGTCAAGCGCACACCCCATTTGCGCCATATTCCGGTCATTCTGCTCGTGGGAACGTTTGAACCGTTCGACAAGAACGAAGCGGCCCGTGTGGGTGCCAACGCCCACGTCACCAAGCCGTTTGAGACCACATCGCTCATCCGGCTGGTGCGGCAGTCGGTATCCAACGCGCCCAAGCCCGAGGCGGCGCCCGCCAAGACGGTGACGCCGCCTGCCCTCGACGCCGATCGGACATTCCAGATCCAGCTCTCGGAGATGGACGAGCGGCTCGGGCGCACCCAGCCCCCCAAGCCGGCCGCTCCCCCTGAGATTTTGGACATCCCGGCCCGGAAAACCCGGGAGCCGGCGCCTCAGGATCTGGAGCGCACCCTGCTCTCCGCGCCCGTCTCGCCGGCAGCTGCACTGGGTCCCGACGAAGTGATCCTGGAGCCCGAAGAGGAACTCATCGTCCCGCCTGCGTCGCCGCAAGCGATGGAAGAGGAGCTGTTCATCCCGGAGGCTCCTGCCATGCCCCCCCCGCCCGCCGCCGAGGCTGAGCTGCTGGCGGTGCCGCCTCTGGCCCGACGCATCCAGCGTCCTCCCGACGAGGACATTCTGGGCATCTTCGAGCTCATCGGCCTAGACCGTCTCATCGCGCGGCAGCACAGCCTCGAGGAGGCAGTGCGTCGTGAGCGTGAGGCCGCCGCGGCCCCGCGGGTCGCCGCCGTGGCCGAGCCCGAACCGGCGGCGCCACCCGTCGAGGCCGAACTCGAGGAAGTCGTGGCGGCTGCTGCTCCCGTGGTCGGCTTCTCCGCCGCGGCGCCCGTCGAGCCCGCCTTCGCCCCGGCCGAGGCACCGACCCCGACCGCCGCGACCGAGTTGACCGAAGACCTGGTCACCCGAATCGCCCGGATGGTCATCGAGCGCCTGAGTGAGAAAGTGGTCCGGGAGATCGCCTGGGAGGTGGTGCCGGATCTGTCCGAGACCATCATCCGCAATGAATTGAAGCGGCTGAAGGACGAGGGCAAGTTCTGA
- a CDS encoding (Fe-S)-binding protein: MSRRRRTAPTTRPPAVPAGDASWTSLRESLAGCVNCGKCLPDCPLYQLSRREEDGVRGKLNVLRWQMDAGLPPSPAATRLFWRCLLCLRCQDACPSGLELVRILDAARTALHARGLAPVPGRPGARRAALIVRAVRRNRAAPVRLPLRPRTSLLPLPPVGDGRPAPLLVSPLGRVVWGGALVAAAALFRRGGFDPVVQVLRGPSPVRLHWRGDADGLRTVLAAAFTGAPKPTTLLFLEPELAALWRAHGAPAQVIDLEDWLLSGGAAVRLDAPPVTALPAPVPMAAAGWRDWLAQWRGLAPAAWRPPPAESQGLRAEQLVSIDPPVARDLARRWLRLAGATGAEAVALTSPRTQSWLRSGGDAGLPLRPLAILAAGGPA, from the coding sequence ATGAGCCGTCGGCGCCGCACGGCGCCAACCACTCGGCCGCCGGCCGTACCCGCCGGCGACGCCTCGTGGACATCCCTGCGGGAGTCGCTGGCCGGCTGTGTCAACTGCGGCAAATGTCTGCCGGACTGTCCGCTGTACCAGCTCTCCCGCCGTGAAGAAGACGGTGTCCGCGGCAAGCTCAACGTCCTGCGCTGGCAGATGGACGCAGGGCTCCCCCCGTCGCCCGCCGCCACGCGCCTGTTCTGGCGCTGCCTGCTGTGCCTGCGCTGTCAGGACGCCTGCCCCTCGGGCCTCGAGCTGGTGCGGATCCTGGATGCCGCGCGGACCGCTCTGCACGCCCGCGGCCTGGCGCCCGTCCCCGGCCGGCCGGGCGCGCGGAGGGCCGCCCTCATCGTCCGCGCCGTCCGGCGGAACCGGGCCGCTCCGGTGCGCCTGCCTCTGCGGCCGCGGACGTCCTTACTACCCTTGCCGCCGGTCGGCGACGGCCGTCCGGCGCCGCTGCTGGTAAGCCCTCTGGGCCGCGTGGTGTGGGGAGGAGCGCTGGTCGCCGCGGCGGCGCTCTTCCGTCGGGGCGGCTTCGATCCGGTCGTCCAGGTGCTGCGCGGCCCCAGTCCCGTCCGGCTGCACTGGCGAGGTGACGCCGACGGGTTGCGGACCGTTCTGGCCGCCGCGTTCACCGGCGCCCCGAAGCCGACGACGCTGCTCTTTCTGGAACCGGAGCTGGCGGCTCTGTGGCGGGCGCACGGCGCGCCGGCCCAGGTGATCGATCTGGAGGACTGGCTCCTCAGCGGCGGCGCAGCGGTCCGACTGGATGCCCCACCCGTCACCGCGCTGCCGGCGCCCGTGCCCATGGCCGCTGCCGGCTGGCGGGACTGGCTGGCGCAGTGGCGCGGACTGGCCCCGGCCGCATGGCGGCCGCCGCCGGCCGAAAGCCAGGGGCTACGCGCCGAGCAGCTGGTATCCATTGATCCGCCCGTCGCGCGCGATCTGGCGCGGCGCTGGTTGCGGCTGGCCGGCGCGACCGGCGCCGAGGCGGTGGCGCTCACCTCGCCGCGCACCCAGAGCTGGCTCCGGAGCGGCGGCGACGCCGGCCTCCCGCTGCGACCGCTCGCCATCCTCGCCGCGGGCGGCCCAGCTTGA
- a CDS encoding PilZ domain-containing protein, whose translation MSSDFVNDALDEKRGYPRYVLNVPLRMRGLNSRGEDIDTDIEVVDISVAGIGFRSHRRFEDGDILYVSLKGKDYTSDVSIQIVWKEGQQNRYGARILAVSSVAASGGPPSPKAPQPS comes from the coding sequence ATGAGTTCCGATTTTGTGAACGACGCGCTCGACGAGAAGCGCGGCTACCCCCGATACGTGCTCAACGTGCCACTGCGGATGCGCGGACTGAATTCCCGCGGCGAGGACATCGACACCGATATCGAGGTGGTCGATATCAGTGTGGCCGGCATCGGCTTTCGCTCCCATCGCCGATTCGAGGACGGCGACATCCTCTACGTCTCGCTCAAAGGCAAGGACTACACCTCCGACGTCAGCATCCAGATCGTCTGGAAAGAGGGACAGCAGAACCGGTACGGTGCGCGCATCCTCGCCGTCTCGTCCGTGGCGGCGTCCGGCGGGCCGCCATCCCCCAAAGCGCCGCAACCCAGTTGA